TTAGTTTCTGGTCAGTGTGGGAGAATGTCAGCGTTATTTTTCTGCTTCATGGTCCCGTTCCTATGCAAAACACGTAGGTGATCTACTTCCCTTGTGCACTAGTCACACCTCCCTAGTCACACTGCACTAGTCACTGCCCACCcgtatgcgtcacgtgatctGCAACCAGTTGAGCTGCATGTCTAAACGAAACTCCACACAATTCGCACCAAATATTCTTGCAGAGATGTGCGTCGAGGTTTTCTTTCATTGCAAACCGAAATCCACGCTGCTAGGAATCGTACGGCTATTTACCCTCTTGAATTCTTTTGCGGTGTCTGCTCAAAGATGAGTTATACTTAAATGACTGATTACATATGTCGCAAATAAAAGGTCTGTCGTCACTGTGCGACATAAGATGAGCTTTAAGGTCCGCTTTCCTTTTGAATGGTCTAGTAAAATATTGGCAGATATGGGGTTTCAATCCCGTGTGAATTAGTTGATGGCTATGGAAACTGTCACTGCGCGCGAACAATTTATGACATATTTCGCATTTGTAGGGTCTTTCTCCTGTATGCGTCCGGTGATGCACGGTTAGAGTAGCAGCGCTACTTAGCAATTTACCACATGTTTCGCATTTGTGGTTCGACTTGTCGACAGGCGATCGATCGCGTGCTCTGAACATGGGCGCTGTGCCTCCCGTACGTTCGTGGGGTGTTCCGTGTGAGGCATCCCGTCTGCTGGAAACCTTCCTACTGGCGTCGCAGGACACTTGCTGCTCTCTTCCTCCGGCTTCAGTAGCATTCCTGCAAGGATATGGGCAATTTAACTCAAGATGGCCGACTTTCTTGTGGGATGGCAAAAATAGGTTTTGACCCAATGATAGTTTGGCAAAGTAAAGCGTACCATAATGGTAAGGTGACTCGCTCAACATGAGCGCTAAGTTCCTGCATTGGTATTTAGCGCTCGATTTGGGCTGTTTATTGTCAGAAATTGAACACTGGTGCTATCAGTGGCCTGTGATGCTGAACAGTAAATTAAAAACTTTTCTCTTTCGAGATGCAAGCATAACGGAAGCATTTCATTATCTCATGCATCATGTATATTCTACATGAAACAGGCGAAGGAGAGTACAAATGTCTGTGAGTGATGCTAAGTAAGACAGTAAGGAAGAAAGATGAGACTAGTGGCTGTGAAAAAAAGCACAACACTTATTTTCAGAAAAACTTTGCATCTTCGGTTTTGTATcgcatacctctctcatgcggACAGTGAAATATCGGCCAGACAGGTCATTGCAATAATGACCGcatgcgtcatcatcatcatcatcagcctggttacgcccactgcagggcaaaggcctctcccatacttctccaacaaccccggtcatgtactaattgtggccatgccctgcctgcaaaattgttaatctcatccgcccacctaactttctgccgccccctgctacgcttcccttcccttgggattcaatccgtaacccttaatgaccatcggttatcttccctcctcattacatgtcctgcccatgcccatttctctttcttgatttcaactaagatgtcaataactcgcgtttgttccctcacccaatctgctcttttcatatcccttaacgttacacctatcattcttctttccatagctcgttgcgtcgtcctcaatttgagtagaacccctttcgtaagcctccaggtttctgcctcgtaggtgagtactggtaagacacagctattatgtacatttctcttaagggataatggcaacctgctgttcatgatctgtgaatgcctgccaaatgcaccccagcccattcttattcttctgattatttccgtctcatgatccggatccgccgtcactacctgccctaagtagatgtattcccttacgacttccagtgcctcgctgcctattgtaaattgctgttctcttccgagactgttaagcattactttagttttctgccgattaatttttagacccactcttctgctttgcctctccaggtcagtgagcatgcattgcaattggtcccctgagttactaagcaaggcaatatgatcagcgaatcgcaagttactaaggtattctccattaacttttatccccaattcttcccaatccagctctctgaatatctcctgtaaacacgctgtgaatagcattggagatatcgtttctccctgcctgacgcctttcttcattgggattttgttgcttgctttatggaggactatggtggctgtggagccgctatagatatctttcagtatttttacatacggctcgtctgcaccctgattccgtaatgcctccatgactgctgaggtttcgacagaatcaaacgctttctcgtaatcaatgaaagctatatataagggttggttatattccgcacatttctctatcacctgattgatagtgtgaatatgatctattgttgagttgACCGCATGCGTGACCATCGCTATTTGCTACGTACAGGTACAGGAGGGAACTTGCCATTGCATTGCAAGAAGCACGAATGCCGACCTTTTATTCATAGTTTATTGATAGTGGGTAGAGAGCACTGCAAACTGGAAAGAGAAATTAGCGAAGCGTTCCACATGAAAAGGTTGGGCGCGCATACTTGTGTGAGTGATCCTTCGGTTCAAATCAATGATAAACAACTGCAATTTCGAAATTTATCATGTCAATCCACGTGTTGTTGCCTTTGTCGGGAAGGGGTGTGATTTCGCTTTTGTGTACGTGTACAACTTTTTTTGATAATTCACTACAAACCTTGTCATCGTTCTTGGGTGTATACACATGCGTGGCGGTGATTTGTGGATTGCTATCACAaaaaacttcagttgcaagtccagcgttgtcctctCTGTTTCTACTTGCGCTCGCTTCcatacttgctggaaaccattatacgttcacaAAGATGTAACTTTGTTCCTTGAATTTCTCATCGCCTTCTTCAGTATATGACTAATCTAATATGTAACAGCTTCGGTTCCGATATTATGACATTCCTTTAAATTCCACAAGCTTGAATACTCGTACAGGGTGTTGCCGAGCACATGCATTTCTCTCCAAATGTACCTAGGTAGTAGACCCTGAGGTGAAGGTTTTTGTTTACCCCGACAGCATATTGTCTAAACACCAGTTAATATTTGGCCTTTAAGTCATCTGGACTTTTAGCCCTCGTGCAAATGCGTCAGTGGAAGCTTAACTCTTGTAGTATTTTACAGGATAACAGGTAAACCCTGTTTCATTTTATGAGCCTCGACTCGGATGAGCATATTGccttcacaatctttacatattCCATAATGGGGAGCAAACCTGCAACTCTACCGCACATTGCGGCATGTTAACAGGATGGAAAATCGGGCGAGCCTGTATAGCGTTGTGGTTGAGGCATCGGGTGTGCACATTTCCGTGTGATGTACGGTCGCGCTGTCGGAACCGTAAAGTTAGTCAAGGCCAGCCGCTTCTGCCGAATACTCAAAACTGCTGATGCAGTACCTGTTTCAGCCATCAGAGCTAGCCCTCCCAAGGAGAAATTACCGAGTATAGGCATGATTGTTACACGGGTAGCCATCGCTGTCGTCTCCGAGTTGTTTTGCAACGGAGCTTTTCTGAATGTTAACTTACATAGCGCCGTCTTCAAAACTGGCTGATGCTTCCTCCATGCCAGCGCGGCTTGTGCTGGGCCTTGCGTGATCGATGTTGCCGATGAACCCCAGGCGCTGGTGACTTGTGCTCCCATTTTCAGCGACACCTTTATGGCACAAAAGTAAAGTaaaggtgttcattcgccgttGTTCAAGGGCAATTCTTCGGAATGGATATTCCATACTTATGGTGGAAGGCAAGAAGCTTTTAGCGGTCGACAATCTTTACTGCGGTGCTTCCATACGCAGTGCTTTATCTGTGTCTTGAATGCATGCAAGAACTTCGTGGCGATGGGTGAGCCGTGCACGATCAAGAATGTGTAGTGTTGGATTCTTCTGACGCTTATCACGCTTTATCTCAAACCACGGGCAGAACACGAGTGTGGTAAATATGAAAACAACATCTCAGTCCCTTGTGCATGAAACCCTTGACCCAATATATTTGCTGGGCTATCCAGTATTAAGCACATTAGATGCCTCACGAAGTTATTACTTATTATACATTTTTTGGGAGCAACAGGCATAGCCCGACGCCGACGAATACAATGCAGATTTAGAGGACTCATTTCTACCGATGGATTTAACATTGTTCTTTGACGTATGCCCTTAATTTATTGGCTTTCTATGACGTAGGTGCGTACTCGAAATACGTACTCGAAATACGTTCTCGCCTTTCAGAAAGTGGTTATCTGAACCCCTTTTGGTGAGTCTTGTATAGAGAAACACATAAGTACCGGTTGTAAGTACCGGTTGTAAGTACTGCACGTTTCCCAGCTCATTACGAGCGCTAAAACGGCTGTACTTAACAATGTTCCTGTGTAGCTCATCAATAGACTATAGAACAGTTTTCAAAAAGATAACTCACGGCGCATATATAAGAGTCGTATTGCAGAAAGTGCATTAGCTTGGAAGGAAATGCGGATGTGGTTATTCACGGGGCAATATGTAACTAAACTGTGCAATGGAAAGCCTCGAAGGACATTAAAAGTGTTGACTGTGTGGATAGTGCTGCAAGTATCGTAGCTAGGTGCACGTATCTTATATAACGGTGCAGCAATTGCGTAATAAAAGGAACACGGGAGAGACCTAAGAGGCGGAAATTACGGCATAAAACTGTCATGATGACCATCTACGCTACTGCAATTAGCATTGAAACTCCATGGACAGGTCGAATTTTCGGATGCACTTTTCTTTACAATATTAAGGGGGGGAGGGTTGAATTGGCTAAGAGAGTGTATGGCATCATTGCATCCACATGTCTTAGTGCCTATGCCTTCGTACGCCTAAGAAAACATTAAACGCGGATTCCCAACCACCGGAACTAAAGATTCTAGTTGCATCTTTGACATCGAATGAACTACAGTGTGGTAGCAAAGGCGTAAATTAAAGAACTTAATTTTATTGTCTGGAATTCTCAACTTTATTAGTCGCACGATTAAGGTCACACCATTCGTGTCGCCCGCGAAATAGGTTGTGCGGACACTGGCAGTACGAATAATGGATGACGTATCCAAGGAAAGCTAATCACCTTACAAAAAAAAGTATATTTAATTTGGAAGACCGGTGTTTTAGTATGGCGTAGATTTTCTTCTTAACAAAGCTTTATGATCTTGAAGTAGTGGCCCACTGATTGTCAATCGTTCGGTAAAGTGATTGTTACTGTGTCACTACGAATAGTGTTTACGCTTGAGGTGCCAATAGCTTAGCTATTTGGTAAAGATTTGTTGCAACAGAGCGCAAACAACTACCCAACAATTTTCTATCTCCTTGCATTGCATTTTCATTATATATTTAGTATTGTTTATGCTGCGGCTGTGGATTGCTTCGTAAGAAATAACGAAGAGTTTCAATATAAGCTGTTTTGGGTGCATGCCCCAAATTGTACGCTGTAACGTCTACATTCGGCCGCAGCGAGATATGTCTGCTGCTCGTAACATACTATTGATGAGGTATTTTCACACTCTGCCTAAAAGGTACCAGCACTGTTAAAACATTTGAAACGTCCAAATAATTGCACATTACCCACGTAATTCGGATCAAGGCACTTGCTTTGTAATCCAGCGTGATCGGTTTAAGGAAAACATTGTCCCGATGTTAGTAAGTCAAACCCTCCAAGAGTATGCTTGGCGAATAAAATTGTAGACCGACGAGTCATACGATGATTTCATTTACGAGTGAATTTATCATTGCATGGAATGTACAGTCTCGGCTTCTCCCCTCATCATCTAGGAGCATGCTTTATCGGCGCCCCGATACAAGAACACATTCATTGAAAACTTCTGCTGAATAGGTTATGTATGAATGCGGATATTATCTGATAAGCACAAATTTCTTAGGACAGTCATAAGCCGGCTCATGCGGAAACCGTCTTGGCAATGCTAGTCAAATGCATCTTTATAGGCAATAAATGTACCGCTGCCATTGTAACCATTGGGGCTATTTTCCATATTTGAGGAAAAGGCGAGTGACAATTGCCTACGTACCGTCGACGTTGCAAATCTCGTTGGTCGTGGGCGTGTGCTGCGTGTTCCCCGGATAGCGCAAGGCATCGTCAGAAATCCTACGAATAATTACTGGACAGTTACTAGCTGTGACTAGAAAAAAAGAGGTGAAATTGTATTTAATTTCTACCCGGGACTTCAAGCTATAGCACCCCATCGCGTGTGTGGAGTACAATGCTTATACGTCAGTGAGAAGTATTTTCTTCTGTAAGTATACGTTCGCTTCATGTTTTGAAAAATCTTTTCCTGAGCGCTAAGTAGCTTACTTTGCGCTAAACGTGGCAATATTTTCGCACCGCCCTCACGTCGACGCGTCTTTATCTAAGAATGCTTTCGATTTCAAAGCTCAAGCTGGCTGTAAAAAAGAGCCATTTTAGGTGGGAACCAATATACAGATGTTAAGGCCTATTATATGGGTCGGGCCTAAGCGTAACAGTATTCAACGAAAAAAATGAGAAGTGGTAAAGCTCACGTTCTGTAGGCGCCCAATGTAGATGAAGCGCCCTGGGTACCGTCACGGCTAGTACGCTGTGTTGCTTCGGCCTTCATGCTTAAGTCCAGAGGCATGCATTcgttgctgctttcttcagccaTGGCTGATGTCTCGATGTCCTGTAACTGGCGTGTATTGTCCACTGCACGTTGTTGAATCACAGCGCATGCGGCTAGTACGGCTAGTGTTGCTTCGGCCTTCATGCTTAAGTCAAGAGGCATGCATTcgttgctgctttcttcagccaTGGCTGATGTCTCGATGTCCTGTAACTGGCGTGTATTGACGACTGCACGTTGTTGAATCACACCACATGCGCGCTCAATGCCAAAAAAAGAACGGAAACTAATAAAACTTTTGTCACTTCGGTGTTTCGAGAAAAATGATACTGCATATCTGGAAAAAAACGAGACGTTTGAATCCGCCACTAGCTTGAGCTTAATGCACAAATTTTCAAACGGCAGCAGAGGCGCCCTGATTACCCATG
This genomic window from Dermacentor albipictus isolate Rhodes 1998 colony chromosome 9, USDA_Dalb.pri_finalv2, whole genome shotgun sequence contains:
- the LOC139050031 gene encoding transcription factor che-1-like; translated protein: MAEESSNECMPLDLSMKAEATLAVLAACAVIQQRAVDNTRQLQDIETSAMAEESSNECMPLDLSMKAEATQRTSRDGTQGASSTLGAYRTISDDALRYPGNTQHTPTTNEICNVDGVAENGSTSHQRLGFIGNIDHARPSTSRAGMEEASASFEDGAMNATEAGGREQQVSCDASRKVSSRRDASHGTPHERTGGTAPMFRARDRSPVDKSNHKCETCGKLLSSAATLTVHHRTHTGERPYKCEICHKLFARSDSFHSHQLIHTGLKPHICQYFTRPFKRKADLKAHLMSHSDDRPFICDICNQSFKYNSSLSRHRKRIQEGK